The proteins below come from a single Takifugu flavidus isolate HTHZ2018 chromosome 6, ASM371156v2, whole genome shotgun sequence genomic window:
- the atg4da gene encoding cysteine protease atg4da: MNSVSPTATQYVTGGMQDELAENRRQQPLEHQGSFGPRLPQPTDAGREVPGEPDEMDKLKAKLMSAWNNVKYGWTVKSKTSFNKISPVTILGDSYLLNSEDEVERFRLAFVSRIWLTYRKEFPQLEGSTWTTDCGWGCMLRSGQMLLAQGLLVHLMPRGWTWPDAQPLTDVDLEVFRPRSPARAGGVPIPSFASPRGPSTPERPLLSEQATKCSRKKRLESVQDRQAEPTHQKLVFWFGDQPTAPFGIHQLVEIGKSAGKKAGDWYGPAIVAHILRKAVARASAVHSLVVYVAQDCTVYKEDVMHLCDPTPRQTPSDPLSHQAWKSVIILVPVRLGGECLNPSYIECVKNILKLDCCIGIIGGKPKHSLYFVGFQDEQLLYLDPHYCQPVVDVSQVNSSLESFHCNAPKKMPFNRMDPSCTIGFYAKSKKDFESLCSAVGTALLSSKERYPLFTFIEGRSQDYGLEGQSTNTGPAAHILPPGKLGRSNHRRNSDEFVFL, translated from the exons ATGAACTCGGTTTCTCCAACTGCAACGCAGTACGTGACAGGCGGGATGCAGGATGAGCTGGCAGAGAACCGGAGGCAGCAGCCGCTGGAGCACCAGGGCAGCTTTGGCCCCAGGCTGCCCCAGCCCACAGATGCAGGGAGGGAGGTGCCCGGGGAGCCCGACGAGATGGACAAACTGAAAGCTAAACTGATGTCGGCGTGGAACAACGTCAAATATG GTTGGACCGTAAAATCTAAAACTTCCTTCAACAAGATCTCTCCGGTCACCATCCTGGGAGACTCCTATCTGCTCAACAGCGAAG ACGAAGTGGAGCGCTTTCGTTTGGCCTTCGTGTCGAGGATTTGGTTGACTTACAGGAAAGAGTTCCCACAGCTGGAGGGTTCCACCTGGACCACGGACTGTGGCTGGGGTTGCATGCTGCGCAGCGGGCAGATGCTGCTGGCCCAGGGTCTCCTGGTCCACCTGATGCCCAGAG GTTGGACCTGGCCGGATGCTCAGCCGCTCACCGATGTGGACTTGGAGGTGTTCAGACCTCGCTCCCCAGCCCGGGCCGGAGGAGTCCCCATCCCCTCGTTTGCTTCTCCACGGGGACCCAGCACACCCGAGAGGCCCTTGCTAAGTGAGCAGGCAACCAAATGCAGTCGGAAAAAGAGACTCGAGTCAGTGCAGGACCGGCAGGCGGAGCCCACACACCAAAAGCTCGTGTTCTGGTTCGGGGACCAGCCAACGGCACCGTTTGGAATTCACCAGTTGGTGGAAATTGGCAAAAGTGCAGGGAAGAAGGCTGGCGACTGGTACGGCCCGGCTATCGTGGCGCATATTCTACG GAAAGCCGTAGCCAGAGCGTCTGCTGTCCACAGTCTGGTTGTGTACGTGGCCCAGGATTGTACAG TGTACAAAGAggatgtgatgcacctgtgcgACCCGACACCGAGGCAGACGCCCTCCGACCCTCTGAGCCACCAAGCCTGGAAGTCCGTCATCATTCTGGTGCCGGTGCGGCTGGGAGGAGAGTGCCTCAATCCATCTTACATCGAGTGTGTGAAG AACATCCTGAAGCTGGATTGCTGCATTGGAATCATCGGTGGGAAACCCAAGCACTCACTTTACTTTGTTGGCTTCCAAG ATGAGCAGCTGCTGTATTTGGACCCTCACTACTGCCAACCTGTGGTGGATGTGTCACAGGTCAACTCTTCACTGGAG TCATTCCACTGTAACGCTCCCAAAAAGATGCCCTTTAATCGCATGGATCCAAGCTGCACCATCGGATTTTATGCCAAAAGCAAAAAGGACTTTGAGTCTCTCTGTTCTGCTGTCGGCACG GCCCTGTTGTCATCAAAGGAGAGGTACCCGCTGTTCACCTTCATTGAGGGTCGCAGTCAGGATTACGGACTTGAGGGTCAGAGCACTAACACTGGACCTGCTGCCCACATCCTGCCCCCAGGAAAACTGGGCAGGAGCAACCACAGAAGAAACAGCGATGAGTTTGTCTTCTTGTAG